A DNA window from Augochlora pura isolate Apur16 chromosome 9, APUR_v2.2.1, whole genome shotgun sequence contains the following coding sequences:
- the LOC144474957 gene encoding uncharacterized protein LOC144474957 isoform X2 — translation MTDGNGGKGSSGSSKKSFEQAKKELHSIVAKIEGTGLANRTLKLFHAQSLLRPRGSKIRKRHLWILLIFAWILGQLLWNRVRVARDDRCLAGLPSFTQKIFRPAEDCSICRDVQQVDRISNVVPGTFEERYAYSGRPVVITDAMINWTAPDVFSFAFLKSLYDGEDANCQFFPYRTEFKGLQDVFNMSASRSLLERGTEPWYVGWSNCDEKIGGILRQHYHRPYFLPSTSETEKTDWIFMGSHGYGAPMHVDDVEHPSWQAQIKGAKVWVLEPPRECHYTCNRLEVVVQPGEIIVLDTNRWYHQTQIVSEEMSITIGAEYD, via the exons ATGACGGATGGGAACGGCGGCAAAGGATCCTCCGGGTCCTCGAAGAAGTCGTTCGAGCAGGCGAAGAAGGAGCTGCACTCGATAGTCGCTAAAATCGAGGGGACAGGCCTGGCGAACAGGACGCTGAAGCTGTTCCACGCGCAGTCCTTGCTGCGACCACGGGGATCGAAGATCCGCAAGAGACACCTGTGGATCCTGCTGATCTTCGCGTGGATTCTGGGACAGCTCCTGTGGAACCGTGTCCGCGTTGCTCGCGACGACCGA TGTCTGGCGGGACTGCCCTCCTTCACGCAGAAAATTTTCCGGCCGGCGGAGGATTGCTCGATTTGCCGGGACGTTCAACAGGTTGACAGAATATCGAACGTGGTTCCTGGGACTTTCGAGGAACG CTATGCTTACTCCGGAAGGCCGGTGGTGATCACCGACGCGATGATCAACTGGACGGCGCCGGACGTCTTCTCGTTCGCGTTCCTCAAGTCGCTGTACGACGGCGAGGACGCTAATTGCCAGTTCTTCCCGTACAGGACCGAGTTCAAGGGCCTCCAGGACGTTTTCAACATGAGCGCGAGCAGATCGTTGCTGGAGAGGGGCACGGAACCGTGGTACGTTGGATG GAGCAACTGCGACGAGAAGATCGGTGGCATTCTGAGGCAGCACTACCATAGGCCGTACTTCCTGCCGTCCACCTCCGAGACCGAGAAGACCGACTGGATTTTTATGGGAAGCCACGGCTACGGCGCGCCGATGCAC GTGGACGACGTGGAGCACCCTTCGTGGCAGGCGCAGATCAAGGGGGCGAAGGTATGGGTCCTGGAGCCGCCCAGAGAATGTCACTACACCTGCAACAGGCTGGAGGTCGTCGTGCAGCCCGGCGAGATAA TTGTCCTGGATACCAATCGCTGGTACCACCAAACGCAGATCGTTTCGGAGGAGATGAGCATCACTATCGGAGCCGAGTACGACTGA
- the LOC144474957 gene encoding uncharacterized protein LOC144474957 isoform X1, translating into MTDGNGGKGSSGSSKKSFEQAKKELHSIVAKIEGTGLANRTLKLFHAQSLLRPRGSKIRKRHLWILLIFAWILGQLLWNRVRVARDDRCLAGLPSFTQKIFRPAEDCSICRDVQQVDRISNVVPGTFEERYAYSGRPVVITDAMINWTAPDVFSFAFLKSLYDGEDANCQFFPYRTEFKGLQDVFNMSASRSLLERGTEPWSNCDEKIGGILRQHYHRPYFLPSTSETEKTDWIFMGSHGYGAPMHVDDVEHPSWQAQIKGAKVWVLEPPRECHYTCNRLEVVVQPGEIIVLDTNRWYHQTQIVSEEMSITIGAEYD; encoded by the exons ATGACGGATGGGAACGGCGGCAAAGGATCCTCCGGGTCCTCGAAGAAGTCGTTCGAGCAGGCGAAGAAGGAGCTGCACTCGATAGTCGCTAAAATCGAGGGGACAGGCCTGGCGAACAGGACGCTGAAGCTGTTCCACGCGCAGTCCTTGCTGCGACCACGGGGATCGAAGATCCGCAAGAGACACCTGTGGATCCTGCTGATCTTCGCGTGGATTCTGGGACAGCTCCTGTGGAACCGTGTCCGCGTTGCTCGCGACGACCGA TGTCTGGCGGGACTGCCCTCCTTCACGCAGAAAATTTTCCGGCCGGCGGAGGATTGCTCGATTTGCCGGGACGTTCAACAGGTTGACAGAATATCGAACGTGGTTCCTGGGACTTTCGAGGAACG CTATGCTTACTCCGGAAGGCCGGTGGTGATCACCGACGCGATGATCAACTGGACGGCGCCGGACGTCTTCTCGTTCGCGTTCCTCAAGTCGCTGTACGACGGCGAGGACGCTAATTGCCAGTTCTTCCCGTACAGGACCGAGTTCAAGGGCCTCCAGGACGTTTTCAACATGAGCGCGAGCAGATCGTTGCTGGAGAGGGGCACGGAACCGTG GAGCAACTGCGACGAGAAGATCGGTGGCATTCTGAGGCAGCACTACCATAGGCCGTACTTCCTGCCGTCCACCTCCGAGACCGAGAAGACCGACTGGATTTTTATGGGAAGCCACGGCTACGGCGCGCCGATGCAC GTGGACGACGTGGAGCACCCTTCGTGGCAGGCGCAGATCAAGGGGGCGAAGGTATGGGTCCTGGAGCCGCCCAGAGAATGTCACTACACCTGCAACAGGCTGGAGGTCGTCGTGCAGCCCGGCGAGATAA TTGTCCTGGATACCAATCGCTGGTACCACCAAACGCAGATCGTTTCGGAGGAGATGAGCATCACTATCGGAGCCGAGTACGACTGA